One Deinococcus psychrotolerans genomic window carries:
- a CDS encoding MFS transporter: protein MTPHLWNRSFMIWLLGTAQSQLGSALASIALSFLVLHQTGSAGQMALTLACALAPNILMPLAGALIDRMNLKVPLISADVARGLLQLTVGGLALAWGEVPLWLVNGAAVLTGLAGIFAEPASSAAVPALVSEKELARANGLIGGVNQGAWLLGTLVGGYLVTASSPALAIVLDGVSFLVMGALLLLVQLPKRELKTEQPESLLSSVASGLRLMRRSRVLVFLPFIALLLNASLAPVQVLLPKLLLGGAGAEGYGQYLAAESAGMLAASTLLALIGSRLPLRRTVALGLALLGASLFLLTRFVTPPSLLGVAALMGVAIAATNTPIITLMQQMVPSAFLGRTFSVLGTVSTLGMPLTLLALSPIVDHYPAALFFTVAGSVTLLMTVAWAVVALSERKSPNLITEPRGVHVG, encoded by the coding sequence ATGACTCCCCATCTCTGGAACCGCTCATTTATGATCTGGCTGCTCGGCACGGCTCAGAGCCAGCTGGGATCGGCACTGGCAAGCATCGCCCTGAGTTTTCTGGTGCTGCACCAGACTGGCTCGGCGGGCCAGATGGCGCTGACCCTGGCCTGTGCGCTGGCCCCTAATATATTGATGCCCCTCGCCGGGGCGCTCATTGACCGCATGAATCTGAAAGTGCCGCTAATCAGCGCGGACGTGGCGCGCGGCCTCCTGCAACTGACGGTGGGTGGGCTGGCGCTGGCCTGGGGTGAAGTGCCGCTGTGGCTGGTCAATGGAGCGGCCGTGCTGACCGGGCTGGCGGGTATCTTTGCGGAACCGGCCAGTAGCGCTGCCGTTCCCGCACTGGTGTCAGAAAAGGAGCTGGCGCGGGCCAATGGCTTGATCGGCGGCGTCAATCAGGGTGCATGGTTGCTGGGAACGCTGGTGGGCGGGTATCTGGTCACAGCTTCCTCACCTGCCCTCGCCATCGTGCTGGACGGCGTGAGTTTTCTGGTAATGGGGGCGCTGCTGCTGCTGGTTCAACTGCCTAAGCGCGAGTTGAAAACCGAACAGCCCGAATCCCTGCTGAGCAGCGTTGCCAGCGGCCTGCGGCTGATGCGCCGCTCACGGGTTCTGGTGTTCCTTCCGTTTATCGCGCTGCTACTAAATGCCAGCCTCGCGCCGGTGCAGGTGCTGCTGCCCAAACTGCTACTCGGGGGCGCTGGAGCGGAAGGTTACGGGCAGTATCTTGCTGCTGAGAGCGCCGGGATGCTGGCCGCTTCCACACTGCTGGCGCTGATCGGCTCGCGGCTGCCGCTACGGCGCACGGTCGCGCTGGGGCTGGCCTTGCTGGGCGCTTCACTGTTCTTGCTAACCCGTTTCGTCACACCTCCGAGCCTGCTAGGCGTAGCTGCGCTGATGGGCGTTGCCATCGCTGCCACCAACACGCCCATCATTACACTGATGCAGCAGATGGTTCCGTCCGCTTTTCTAGGCCGCACCTTCAGTGTACTGGGCACCGTTTCCACGCTGGGGATGCCTTTAACGCTGCTTGCTCTTTCGCCTATAGTCGATCATTACCCGGCAGCCCTGTTCTTCACAGTGGCAGGCAGCGTAACCCTGCTAATGACGGTGGCGTGGGCAGTCGTGGCGCTGTCCGAGCGCAAGAGTCCGAACCTGATCACCGAACCCCGGGGCGTTCATGTGGGCTGA